One part of the Parabacteroides distasonis ATCC 8503 genome encodes these proteins:
- a CDS encoding SusC/RagA family TonB-linked outer membrane protein yields MKRLTYLLLCLFASIAFATAQTTKVTGTVISAEDDGPIIGASIVVAGTTTGTVTDYNGAFTLDVPSNAKKLIVSYIGMKSVEVAVKPIIKVTMESDSQNLDEVVVVGYGTQRKKDVTSAISKVGGEDLSNLATASFDTQLAGRAAGVQVTTPSGVLGSGPQFKIRGMSTISSNSQPLFIVDGMPIATGDNADGKTGLGMAYASYNAMSDINPNDIESIEILKDGAATAIYGSRAANGVVLITTKKGSKGRTQVTYDGYVSAASAAKLHDLLGAKDFVTIANEKYENWGMKGQAVYDPNGPDTNWNDYIFRTGFQHNHSLSASGGTDKSQYYVSLGFTEQEGIIRANDLNRLSLKADLTQQATKWLRIGLNGQMTRTRVNGVMNDENSLGGVGFAGTRMLPNVSVFNPDDPTGYNIDAENRKTLGRGSNLSYIDNGIQNIVWALDNNVNRTTNTRVLGGGWAEITFMDGLTLKTQAGLDISNVKDFMVWNPESGDGYGYGGLLEEINTTYTNWNWQNVINFNRTFNDVHNLTATAVQEYTHQEYEYTDATVQQISDAFFTDHIISNTFGERFVSGGKTFMGLASYMFRANYNYDSKYYIGASVRTDGLSSLPKDTRWGTFWGGSAAWRISREKFWSESTINDWFNDLRIRASYATIGNSDLGNYFPYLGTYGAKKAGSNTAIAWNRMGNSQLKWETTETFDIGLDGSFFNNRLTFELAYWQKNSKDLVLEVPTAPTAGIPYNSYFDNIGKIKNSGMELTVNATIIATKDWNWQTNFNFSTAKNTVKSLYGGTDIVDNYTIIREGESYRSLYGYDYYGVNAANGNPIWSKADGSLVQFDTFGSYDYAEYDPSNPSDVSKASSLDASDRKVLGSSMPTWYGGWNNTVSYKNFDLNVFFRFSGGNKIMNASRQSALFNMDFSNNGTEILGRWISPEQPGDGMTPKIGYGDASSLFNDGYTDSHFVESGNYLKLSTLALGYTLPKAVVSKLNMTKIRFYVQGQNLLTITGYSGLDPETNSRLGVDWNGMPQQRSFTFGANITF; encoded by the coding sequence ATGAAAAGGTTGACTTATCTATTACTATGCTTGTTTGCAAGTATAGCGTTCGCAACGGCTCAGACCACGAAGGTGACCGGTACGGTTATCTCGGCGGAAGACGATGGACCTATCATTGGAGCCTCTATCGTAGTAGCTGGTACTACTACCGGTACTGTAACGGATTACAACGGAGCGTTCACCTTGGATGTTCCTTCTAACGCGAAAAAGCTAATCGTTTCCTACATCGGTATGAAATCTGTGGAAGTGGCAGTAAAACCAATCATTAAAGTCACGATGGAATCTGACTCTCAGAACTTGGATGAAGTCGTGGTTGTCGGTTACGGAACTCAAAGAAAAAAGGATGTGACGAGTGCCATATCTAAAGTAGGAGGTGAAGACTTAAGCAACTTGGCAACAGCGTCTTTCGACACTCAATTAGCCGGACGTGCCGCTGGTGTACAGGTTACGACTCCTAGTGGCGTATTGGGAAGCGGCCCTCAATTCAAGATCCGTGGTATGAGTACGATCAGTTCAAACTCTCAGCCGTTATTTATCGTAGATGGCATGCCGATCGCCACCGGTGATAACGCCGATGGAAAAACCGGCTTAGGAATGGCTTACGCTTCTTACAATGCGATGTCTGATATTAACCCGAATGACATCGAATCCATTGAAATATTGAAAGACGGTGCGGCTACAGCTATCTATGGCTCCCGTGCGGCAAATGGAGTTGTATTGATCACAACTAAAAAAGGCTCCAAGGGACGTACTCAAGTAACTTACGATGGCTATGTAAGCGCAGCCAGCGCAGCTAAATTGCATGATCTTCTGGGAGCGAAAGATTTCGTGACTATCGCTAACGAGAAATACGAGAACTGGGGAATGAAAGGACAGGCTGTTTACGATCCGAACGGACCGGACACAAACTGGAATGATTATATTTTCCGTACAGGTTTCCAGCACAATCATAGCTTATCCGCCAGTGGTGGTACGGATAAAAGCCAATATTATGTATCATTAGGTTTCACGGAACAAGAAGGTATCATTCGCGCCAATGACTTAAACCGTTTGAGCTTAAAGGCAGATTTGACACAACAAGCGACAAAATGGTTACGCATCGGATTAAATGGCCAGATGACCCGTACCCGGGTTAATGGTGTCATGAATGACGAGAATTCATTGGGTGGCGTAGGTTTCGCCGGCACTCGTATGCTTCCAAACGTATCTGTATTCAATCCGGATGATCCTACTGGTTACAATATCGACGCTGAAAACCGTAAGACATTAGGTCGCGGAAGCAACCTTTCCTATATTGATAATGGTATCCAGAATATCGTCTGGGCATTAGACAATAACGTAAACCGTACGACCAATACCCGTGTATTAGGTGGTGGATGGGCTGAAATCACATTCATGGACGGATTGACTTTAAAGACACAAGCTGGCTTAGACATCTCGAATGTTAAAGATTTCATGGTATGGAACCCGGAATCAGGAGACGGATACGGCTATGGCGGCTTATTGGAAGAAATCAATACCACATACACGAACTGGAACTGGCAAAACGTAATCAACTTTAACCGTACATTCAATGATGTACATAATCTGACGGCGACAGCGGTACAAGAGTACACCCATCAAGAATATGAATATACGGACGCAACCGTGCAACAAATATCCGATGCTTTCTTCACCGACCATATCATTTCCAACACATTTGGTGAGAGATTCGTATCTGGAGGTAAAACGTTTATGGGATTAGCCTCCTATATGTTCCGTGCGAATTACAACTATGATAGTAAATATTATATCGGAGCCTCCGTCCGCACAGACGGCTTATCCAGCCTTCCGAAAGACACCCGCTGGGGTACATTCTGGGGAGGATCAGCCGCTTGGCGTATCTCTCGCGAAAAATTCTGGAGCGAATCAACTATTAATGATTGGTTTAACGACTTACGTATCCGTGCCAGCTACGCTACAATCGGAAACTCTGACCTAGGGAATTATTTCCCTTATCTGGGAACTTACGGGGCGAAGAAAGCAGGATCGAATACAGCTATCGCTTGGAACCGTATGGGTAACAGCCAGCTTAAATGGGAAACAACTGAGACTTTCGATATCGGATTGGATGGCTCTTTCTTTAATAACCGCCTGACATTCGAGCTAGCTTATTGGCAAAAGAACTCCAAAGACTTGGTGTTGGAAGTTCCTACAGCACCTACCGCTGGTATTCCTTACAACTCATATTTTGATAATATCGGTAAGATCAAGAACTCCGGTATGGAATTGACAGTTAACGCTACAATCATCGCTACCAAAGATTGGAACTGGCAAACTAATTTCAACTTCTCCACAGCTAAGAACACGGTGAAGAGCTTATACGGCGGAACAGACATCGTAGACAATTACACAATCATTCGTGAAGGAGAGTCATATAGATCTTTATATGGATATGATTATTACGGCGTAAACGCCGCAAACGGTAATCCGATCTGGAGTAAGGCGGACGGTTCATTAGTGCAATTCGACACATTCGGCTCTTACGACTATGCGGAATATGATCCTTCCAACCCTTCGGATGTCTCCAAGGCTTCTTCCTTGGACGCTAGCGACCGTAAGGTATTAGGTTCATCTATGCCTACTTGGTACGGAGGTTGGAATAATACAGTTTCTTACAAGAATTTCGATTTAAATGTATTCTTCCGCTTCTCCGGAGGTAATAAGATCATGAACGCTTCTCGTCAAAGCGCATTGTTCAATATGGATTTCTCCAACAATGGAACAGAAATCTTAGGCCGCTGGATTTCTCCAGAGCAACCGGGTGACGGCATGACTCCAAAAATCGGTTATGGAGACGCCTCTTCCTTATTCAATGATGGATATACGGATTCACACTTCGTTGAGAGCGGCAATTACCTAAAACTATCGACGTTAGCTTTAGGCTATACACTACCGAAGGCGGTCGTATCCAAACTGAACATGACAAAGATTCGTTTCTATGTTCAAGGACAGAACTTACTCACTATCACAGGTTATTCCGGATTGGATCCTGAGACAAACTCTCGTTTAGGTGTAGATTGGAACGGTATGCCACAGCAACGTTCATTCACTTTTGGAGCGAACATTACATTCTAA
- a CDS encoding RagB/SusD family nutrient uptake outer membrane protein — translation MLYKKLYKNISVVALGTALFSLPVFTACESDVVDLEPVDKFSELTAYGTEERCELAVVGAYDAAQCGMYVDPNDFGWARGYPFGAASILQGEMRGEDMNLTAQFYDYTYSATYNLTTANNVAMWETSFEAINRYNTVYAGIEGAVAAGVITEEKGNQYKGECLFLRALTYHNLMIHYALPYNVEGNNNYGMPIYTKAVNDPSQLAEQQSIGRSTVKDTYDQILSDLNNAESMLPDIIDADKIGRASKGAAIALKTRVYLHMRDWNNVVTEAKKLEGGRFILETNPATPFVSYKDNQESIFSIPNDSQDNGSVNGAMSAMMSAREGGRAMCPTSPTLYNSKFWKGDDKRRNLVLYRASDDYYFCDKYQNPQTREEYAPILRYAEVLLNEAEAAARAGDKTLALEKLNQVRDRSLADPATQTYKASDFANTKALVEAILWERRIEFQGEGRRWEDIHRLAADDLLPSGGIPAKIEYNNVKNQGAFVVGGEVKAEWFGNSKQFIPYTDKRFIWPIPLNDILRNPTLAAQQNAGW, via the coding sequence ATGTTATACAAGAAATTATATAAAAACATTTCAGTAGTAGCGTTAGGGACAGCCCTGTTCTCGCTACCCGTGTTCACCGCCTGCGAAAGCGACGTCGTAGACCTTGAACCTGTTGACAAATTCTCCGAGCTTACGGCATACGGGACAGAAGAACGTTGCGAGTTAGCCGTAGTCGGAGCTTACGATGCCGCACAATGTGGTATGTACGTAGATCCAAATGACTTTGGGTGGGCACGCGGTTATCCTTTTGGAGCGGCCAGTATATTGCAAGGCGAAATGCGCGGTGAAGATATGAACCTAACCGCCCAATTCTATGATTATACCTATTCCGCGACCTATAATTTGACTACCGCTAATAACGTGGCGATGTGGGAAACCTCTTTCGAGGCTATTAACCGCTATAATACGGTATACGCAGGTATAGAAGGTGCGGTAGCTGCGGGTGTCATAACCGAAGAGAAAGGGAATCAGTACAAAGGAGAATGCCTGTTCTTACGTGCGTTAACCTATCACAACTTGATGATCCATTATGCCCTGCCCTACAACGTAGAAGGTAACAATAACTACGGTATGCCTATTTATACGAAAGCCGTAAATGATCCCAGCCAACTCGCTGAGCAACAAAGCATAGGCCGTTCTACCGTTAAGGATACTTACGATCAGATATTAAGCGACTTGAATAATGCGGAAAGCATGCTTCCGGACATTATCGATGCCGATAAGATCGGCCGCGCAAGCAAAGGTGCCGCCATAGCACTGAAAACGCGCGTATATTTGCATATGCGTGATTGGAACAATGTAGTTACTGAAGCTAAGAAACTGGAAGGCGGACGTTTCATTCTGGAAACCAATCCAGCCACTCCTTTCGTTTCTTACAAAGACAATCAGGAATCTATATTCTCCATTCCGAATGACTCTCAAGATAACGGGTCTGTAAATGGAGCTATGTCCGCTATGATGTCTGCCCGTGAAGGTGGCCGTGCGATGTGCCCGACATCCCCTACCCTTTACAACTCCAAATTCTGGAAAGGGGATGACAAGCGTCGTAACCTCGTCCTTTATCGTGCGTCTGACGATTATTACTTCTGTGATAAATACCAGAATCCCCAAACACGTGAAGAGTACGCCCCGATCCTGCGCTATGCCGAGGTATTGCTAAACGAGGCCGAGGCTGCCGCACGTGCGGGAGACAAGACTCTCGCATTGGAGAAATTGAATCAAGTAAGAGACCGTTCTTTGGCCGACCCCGCTACACAGACGTATAAGGCAAGCGATTTCGCCAACACGAAAGCACTGGTGGAAGCTATCCTTTGGGAGCGTCGCATTGAGTTCCAAGGTGAAGGTCGCCGTTGGGAAGACATTCATCGTTTAGCGGCTGACGACTTGCTGCCGTCCGGTGGTATTCCCGCTAAAATCGAATATAACAATGTGAAGAACCAAGGCGCATTCGTTGTTGGTGGAGAAGTGAAAGCTGAATGGTTCGGCAACAGCAAACAGTTCATCCCGTACACGGATAAACGCTTTATTTGGCCGATTCCATTGAATGATATATTAAGAAACCCCACGCTAGCCGCACAACAGAACGCAGGCTGGTAG